The genomic region GAAGTCCTTGCCCGGGAACACGTCGATGGTGTTCGTCCCCATGCCGCTGAGCTCGGTCAGGATCCGCTGCCGCGACCCCTCTCCCAGGGCGACCATCGACACCACCGAGGCGATGCCGATGATGATGCCGAGCATGGTGAGGAGGGTCCGCAGCCGGTGGGTGGCCAGGGCCCGCACCGCCATGTGGGTGGCCTCCGAGAGCCGGCCCCAGTGGCCGGCCCAGCGCGACCCGCCGGCGGGCAGGGCGGCCGCGGGCGCGGCGCCCCGGGCGGGCGGGGGCCCGAGCGGCGCCGGGTTCGGGCGATCGGAGACGACGCGGCCATCGGAGATCTCGACGATGCGCCGGGCGTGCGCGGCGACGCGCGCGTCGTGGGTCACGAGGATCACCGTGTGCCCGTCGGCGTTCAGCTCGCGGAGGATGGCCATCACCTCCTCGCCGCTCGCCCGGTCGAGCGCGCCGGTCGGCTCGTCGGCCAGGATGACCGGGCCGCCGTTCATGAGCGCCCGCGCGATGCTCACCCGCTGCTGCTGGCCGCCCGAGAGCTGGCCGGGCCGGTGGTGCGCCCGATCGGCCATCCCGAGCCGGTCGAGCAGCGCCGCGGCGCGCCGGCGCCGGTCGGCCCGCGCCGCGCCGCCGTAGACGGACGGGATCTCCACGTTCCCGAGGGCGTCGAGGTCGCCGAGCAGGTGGTAGCGCTGGAAGATGAAGCCGAAGTGCTCGCGCCGCAGCCTCGCGAGGTCGTCGGGAGGGAGGGCGGCGGTCTCCTGGCCGGCCACGGCGTAGCTCCCGCGGGTGGGCCGGTCGAGGCAGCCGAGCACGTTCATCAGGGTGGACTTGCCCGAGCCCGACGGGCCGATGATGGCCACGAGCTCGCCTGAGTCGATGCGCAGGTCCACGTCGCGGAGCGCGGCGACGCCGCCGTCGCCGGCGCCGTACTCCCGCCAGACCCCGCGCAGCTCCAGGAGGGCCGCCATGGCTAGAACATCCCCGGCGGGCGCGGCATCCCCGGCCCCTGCGCCGCGGCGGCCTCGCTCACGACCACCCGCTCGCCCTCGGCGAGCCCCTCGAGCACCTCGACCTGGACCCGGTCGTCGAGCCCCAGGCGCACGCGGCGGGAGACCACCGCGCCGTCGGGGCGCTGCACCCGGACCGTGGCGCCGCCGTCCGGGCCGTGGCCCACCGCGCCCGCGGGGACGGTGAGCGCCTGGCGGGCGCGCGCCAGCACGATGGTGACCTGCGCGGTCATGGAGATGCGCAGCGCGCCGTCCGCGTTGGGCGCGTCGCAGAGGCCGTTGTAGTAGATGGCGGTGCTCGTCGAGCTCGCGCTCGAGGAGGACGTGGTGGTGGACTCGGTGGCGTAGGAGGTGGGCGCCGGCTCCACCGCCCGGAGCGTGGCCTCGCGCCGGAGGTCGGGCTGGCCGAGGATGGTGAAGAAGACCGGCAGCCCGGGCTTCACCCGCGGGACGTCGGCCTCCGAGATCTGCGCCTTCACCGTGATGGTGTCGAGCTTCGCCACCTTCACGATGGTCGGCGCGGTCTGGACCGCGTTGACCGTCTGCCCCTGCTCGGCGACGACCGCCACCACCACGCCGTCCATCGGGGAGGTGATGCGGGTGTAGCCGAGGTTCACCCGCGCCGTGTCCACCGCGATCCGCGCCTGCTCGAGCTGGGCGTCGAGCTGCGAGAGCTCCGCCCGCGTGGTGGCGAGGGTCGCCTCGGCCGCCTCGTAGTCGGCGCGCGTGCCGGCCTCGGAGGGGAGGAGCTTCTCCTGCCGCGCGAAGGCGAGCTCGGCCTGCTTGAGCGCCGCCTTCCTGGCCCGCCGCTGCGCCTCGACGGTGGCGCGGGCCGCCTCGGCGTTGCGCAGCGTGTTCTCCTGCGGCACGGCGTCGATCTCGGCCACGAGCTGGCCCTGCTTCACCTGGTCGCCCAGCTTGACGAGGAGCGACTTCACCTGCCCGGAGACCTGCGCGCCCACGCTCACCACCTTGGCCGGCTCGAGCGTGCCGGTGGCGAGCACCGTGGACTCGACGTCGGCCCGGGTCACGGGGGCGGTGATGACGGCCGGGCGCGGTCCCGGGCCGCGGGCGCGCAGCGCGACGAAGGCCCCGGCCGCGGCCAGCGAGAGGGCGAGGGCCACGACTGCGAGGCGCCGGCGGCGCGCAGGGGGCGCGACGGGGCGCGGCGGCGGGGGGGCGGCTTCGAGGCGGAGCATGCGGGGCGCATCCTAGGCCCGCCCGCGCCGGGAACCGCCGCCGCGAAACTTCGGGCACAATCCCGCAACCCGGGGCGCACACGGCGGCCCCGCCGGCGCCGCTCCGCGGCTGGCCGCGCCGTCTACGCCGAGGGGCCCCGGGGTCGGCGGGGCAGCCGGATCCAGAAGACGGTCCCGTCCTGTGGCGACGACGAGAAGGAGACCTCCCCGCCCAGGTAGCGCTCCCCGAAGAGCTTCATCGAGTAGGTGCCGAGCCCCCGTCCGCGCTGCCCCTTGGTGCTGAACGAGCGCTGGAAGACCCGGGCCTGCACGTGGGGCGGGATGACGCCCTCGTTGCGGACGCTGAAGCGCACGCCGTCGGGCTCGCTGTCGCAGGCGAGGCCGACCACGCCGGCCTCCGGGCTCGCCTCGAGCGCGTTGCGGACCATGTTCACGAGGACCCGCGCGAGCAGCGAGCGGTCGGTGGCGAGCTCGGGCTCTCCGGGCGCCGGGGCGACCTCGATCCGCCGGCCGCGCGCCGCCGAGTGGCCGGAGGAGACCTTCTCCACGTCCCGCAGGAGGTCGTTGGCGCGCAGCGGGAGCTCCTCCGGCAGGAGCCGGCCGCTCTCCGCCAGGAGCAGGCTCCGGTGGTCCCGGATCTCCTGCGCGACGTGGTCCGAGAGGAAGACGAGCCGGTCGCTCGCCTTGGCCACGTCGCCGCCGCGCTGGAGCAGGCGGGCCCAGCCCTGCAGGCCGCCGATGGTGTTGAGCACGTCGTGGAAGAAGACCTGCTCCAGCACCTCCCGTCGCTTCTCGCTGGAGATGTCCCGGAGCGAGACGACGGTGAACGGCGCCCCCTCCACCCGCACCGGGGTGGCGCGGACGTTGAGCTCGAGCGCCCGATCCGCCCGGTCGGTGCGGATGAGGCACTCCGACTCCACCGGACGATCGCGGGCCTGGCAGCCGAGGATCGCGCCGAGGGCGCCGCAGGTCTCGCAGGCCGGCAGGCTGCCGCAGCCGCCGGGGCCGCGCGCGTTCACGCACCCGAGGGCCTCTCCCGCGCGGCGCCCCAGCACGTCCTCCGGCCCGCGCAGCTCGCGCAGGCGGCTGTTGAAGCCGACGATCTGCCGCTCGGGGTTGAGGACCAGGAGCGCCGCGTCGGCCACCTCGAGGACGGCGGTAACCACCGGGCTGCGGCTGATGGAGTCGATCTCGCGCTTCAGCCGGTCGGGCTCCGCCCGGCGCAGCGCCGGGAGGGGCTGGCGGTGGTCCGGCGGGAGCCGGTCGAAGTGCCGCGGCGGGTCGAGCGTCGTCATTCCGGTGACCTCTCGTGCCACCTTGTCGCATGACCGCGCCGATCCTGTCACCCGCGAGGGTGTTCCTGGCGGGCGCCCGGCCCCTCGCTACGCCCCCCGAACGTTTCGTCATCATCGGATCATTCCGCGGTCACGGCGGGCCGCCACGCTGGCGTGGAATGGACGCGGGCGGGCGGCGGCTTTACTTCGAGCGTCGGCGCGTGTTCTACCCCCGGCCCGGCGGGCTCCCTCCGGAGCCGGGGCAGGCAGGCGCCTCCACTTCCGCCGAGGAATCCGATGAGCAAGCACGAATCTCCCACCGACGGCTCGCACGCCCCGCGCCGGGGGAGCCCGCCGCTCGGCTGGCGGCGCTGGGTGCCGGGGGACCGGGGGCGCGTCCTCGGCGGGTTCGTGCGCGTCGAGGAGGAGCGCCGGACCGAGGAGCGGATGGTGAGGCTGCGCGAGGCGGGGCTCTCGCTCCGGCAGATCTGCGACGCCCTGGAGGCCGAGGGGCGGCGGACCAAGCGCGGCGGCCGCTGGGCGGCGCAGACCGTCTCCCGGGTCCTCGCGCGCTGGGGGAGGCAGTGAGGCGCGGGCTGGCGGCGCTCGCCGCCCTCGCGCTCTCGCTCGGGCCGTCGGACGGGCGCGCCGCGGCCTCCTCGTCCGGCGACAGCGCCCGCGTGGCGCTGCGCGGGACGGTTCACCCCCTGGTCCGCGGCGGAGCGGACGCGGGCCGCCTCGCCGGTGACGCGGTGATCTCCGGCGCCACGCTGGTGCTCGCCCCCTCGGCGGCGCAGCAGGCCGCGCTCGAGGCGCTCCTCGGCGCGCAGCAGGATCCGGCCTCGCCCGAGTACCGCCGCTTCCTCACGCCCGAGGCGTACGCGGCGCGCTTCGCGCCGGGCGAGGCGGCGCTCGGAGCGGCCGCGGCCTGGCTGCGGTCGCAGGGGCTCACGGTGGACGACGCCTCCCGCAGCCGCACCCGGCTCCACTTCTCCGGGCCGGTCTCGGCCGTCGAGGCGGCCTTCGGGACCGAGCTCCACGGCTACCTCGTGGACGGGCAGCGCCACTTCGCCAACGCGACCGAGCTCACCCTGCCGGCGTCGCTCGCCGGGATCGTGGTGGGGGTGCGCCACCTCGACGACTTCCGGCTCGCGCCCCGCCCGCGGGCGTCGCGCGCCGTCGCGCGGTTCACCTCGAGCATCTCCGGCGCGCACTTCCTCGCGCCCGACGACCTCGCCACCCTCTACGACCTGCAGCCGCTCTACGCGGCCGGGTTCACCGGCTCCGGCCGGAAGGTGGCGGTGGTCGGCCAGACCTCGATCTCGCTCGCCGACGTGGCCGCCTTCCGCGCCGCCTCCGGCCTGCCGGCGAACCCGCCGCAGACCGTGCTCGTGCCGGGGTCGGGCGCCTCGACCGCCGTCGCCGCCGACCTCGACGAGGCGCACCTCGACGTCGAGTGGGCGGGGGCCGTCGCGCGGGACGCGCAGGTGGTCTACGTCTACACCGGCGGCAACACCAGCTACGGCGTCCTCGACGCGCTCACGTACGCGGTGGATCAGGACCTCGCGCCGGTCGTCAGCATCAGCTACGGCGACTGCGAGCCGCACTTCAGCGCGGCCGAGGTGCAGTCCCTGCGGCAGGTGCTGCAGCAGGCCAACGCCCAGGGGCAGACCGTGATCGCCGCCTCCGGCGACGAGGGGGCCGCCGACTGCGAGGTGGCGGGCGCGAAGTCGGCCACCACCGGGCTCGCGGTGGACCTCCCGGCGAGCGCCCCCGAGGTGACCGGGATGGGCGGGACCTCCTTCGCGGGCGACCTCACGCAGCCGGCCGCCTACTGGAGCGCCTCCAACGACGCGCGCTCCGGCTCGGCGCTCCAGTACATCCCCGAGGCGGCCTGGAACGACACCGTCGCCGACGGCGTGCTCTCGGCGAGCGGCGGCGGTGTGAGCGCCCTGTTCCAGAAGCCGGCGTGGCAGGCCGCCTCGGGCGTCCCCGCCGACGGGATGCGCGACGTCCCCGACCTCTCGCTCGCCGCCTCCGCGGACCACGACGGCTACCTCGTCTGCACCCAGGGGAGCTGCGTCAACGGCTACCGCGACGCGAAGAACGGGCTCACGGTGTTCGGCGGCACCTCGGCCGCGGCCCCCTCGTTCGCGGGGATGCTGGTGCTGCTCGAGCAGGCCGCCGGGGCGAGCGCGCTCGGGAACGTGAACGCCACCCTCTACGCGCTCGCGGCGAGCGCGCCGGCGTCGCTCCACGACGTGCAGGCGGGGAGCAACGCCGTCCCCTGCACCGCCGGCAGCGCGGGCTGCCCGGCGACGCTCCAGCTCGGCTACGGCGCCGGCGCGGGCTACGACCTCGTCACCGGCCTCGGCACCCCGGACGTCTGGGCCCTGGCCCAGGGGTGGCCCGCCGCGCAGGGGACGGGCGACTTCGGCCTCAGCGCCTCGTCGAGCAGCGTGAGCGTGGCGCGGGGGCAGGCGGCCGCGCTCGACCTGACCGTCACCCCGGTGCCGCTCGCCGGGCTC from Anaeromyxobacter paludicola harbors:
- a CDS encoding efflux RND transporter periplasmic adaptor subunit; the protein is MLRLEAAPPPPRPVAPPARRRRLAVVALALSLAAAGAFVALRARGPGPRPAVITAPVTRADVESTVLATGTLEPAKVVSVGAQVSGQVKSLLVKLGDQVKQGQLVAEIDAVPQENTLRNAEAARATVEAQRRARKAALKQAELAFARQEKLLPSEAGTRADYEAAEATLATTRAELSQLDAQLEQARIAVDTARVNLGYTRITSPMDGVVVAVVAEQGQTVNAVQTAPTIVKVAKLDTITVKAQISEADVPRVKPGLPVFFTILGQPDLRREATLRAVEPAPTSYATESTTTSSSSASSTSTAIYYNGLCDAPNADGALRISMTAQVTIVLARARQALTVPAGAVGHGPDGGATVRVQRPDGAVVSRRVRLGLDDRVQVEVLEGLAEGERVVVSEAAAAQGPGMPRPPGMF
- a CDS encoding sensor histidine kinase, yielding MTTLDPPRHFDRLPPDHRQPLPALRRAEPDRLKREIDSISRSPVVTAVLEVADAALLVLNPERQIVGFNSRLRELRGPEDVLGRRAGEALGCVNARGPGGCGSLPACETCGALGAILGCQARDRPVESECLIRTDRADRALELNVRATPVRVEGAPFTVVSLRDISSEKRREVLEQVFFHDVLNTIGGLQGWARLLQRGGDVAKASDRLVFLSDHVAQEIRDHRSLLLAESGRLLPEELPLRANDLLRDVEKVSSGHSAARGRRIEVAPAPGEPELATDRSLLARVLVNMVRNALEASPEAGVVGLACDSEPDGVRFSVRNEGVIPPHVQARVFQRSFSTKGQRGRGLGTYSMKLFGERYLGGEVSFSSSPQDGTVFWIRLPRRPRGPSA
- a CDS encoding recombinase family protein; translation: MSKHESPTDGSHAPRRGSPPLGWRRWVPGDRGRVLGGFVRVEEERRTEERMVRLREAGLSLRQICDALEAEGRRTKRGGRWAAQTVSRVLARWGRQ
- a CDS encoding S53 family peptidase; protein product: MRRGLAALAALALSLGPSDGRAAASSSGDSARVALRGTVHPLVRGGADAGRLAGDAVISGATLVLAPSAAQQAALEALLGAQQDPASPEYRRFLTPEAYAARFAPGEAALGAAAAWLRSQGLTVDDASRSRTRLHFSGPVSAVEAAFGTELHGYLVDGQRHFANATELTLPASLAGIVVGVRHLDDFRLAPRPRASRAVARFTSSISGAHFLAPDDLATLYDLQPLYAAGFTGSGRKVAVVGQTSISLADVAAFRAASGLPANPPQTVLVPGSGASTAVAADLDEAHLDVEWAGAVARDAQVVYVYTGGNTSYGVLDALTYAVDQDLAPVVSISYGDCEPHFSAAEVQSLRQVLQQANAQGQTVIAASGDEGAADCEVAGAKSATTGLAVDLPASAPEVTGMGGTSFAGDLTQPAAYWSASNDARSGSALQYIPEAAWNDTVADGVLSASGGGVSALFQKPAWQAASGVPADGMRDVPDLSLAASADHDGYLVCTQGSCVNGYRDAKNGLTVFGGTSAAAPSFAGMLVLLEQAAGASALGNVNATLYALAASAPASLHDVQAGSNAVPCTAGSAGCPATLQLGYGAGAGYDLVTGLGTPDVWALAQGWPAAQGTGDFGLSASSSSVSVARGQAAALDLTVTPVPLAGLSRAVTFSCAGLPAGAQCAFSPSSVTPSAGPVHASVTIQTTGVATAARSGSGGGSGTFLALLLPASALPALRRRRLRAALALAGLLALGCGSGGGASPSGAAATPLGSSTVTVTATAAGTPALTHAVQVTVSVQ